The sequence CTGGAGCAGCGGCGCCGCCTGGCCCTCAAAGCCTTCCGCCACACCGCCGCCTACGACGCCGCCATCAGCCGCTACCTGACGCGGCAGGTGGAGGGCGACGCCCTGCCGGAGGTGCTGACCCTGACGGCCGAGCGCGTCCAGGCCCTGCGCTACGGCGAAAACCCGCACCAAAGCGCCGCCCTCTATCGCTGGCAGGGCTTACAGCCGGCCTTCGAGCAGCTCCAGGGCAAGGAACTGAGCTACAACAACCTGGGCGACCTTGACGGCGCCTGGGGTGCGGTCAACGAATTCGAGGCGCCCGCTGTGGCCATCATCAAACACGCCAATCCCTGCGGCCTGGCTGCGGCCGATGACCTGGCGGTGGCCTATCGACGCGCCCTTGCCTGCGACCCCGTCAGCGCCTTTGGCTCGATCATCGCCGTCAACCGGCCGGTGGATGTGGCCCTGGTCGAGGCCATCGGCCCGCTCTTCGTCGAGGTGCTGGCCGCGCCTGATTTCGCGCCCGATGCCCTGGCCAGGCTGGGCAAAAAGCAAAATCTGCGGGTGATGAAGCACACCGGGGCCTCAGCTTTCCCCTTGCGGTTGGTGACGGTCGAGGGCGGGCTGCTGGCGCAGACGCCCGACGACGAACTGCTGGCCGAGGCGCGGGCGGTCACACAGCGGCAGCCGAGCGCCGAGGAGATGGCCGACCTGCTGTTTGCCTGGCGCGTGGCCAAATGGGTCAAGTCCAATGCCATCGTCTTTGCCAAGGGCCGGGCGACGGTGGGCGTGGGGGCCGGGCAGATGAGCCGCGTCGACGCCGTCCATTACGCCGGGATGAAGGCGGGTGAGCGGGCGACGGGTGCGGTCATGTCCTCCGACGCCTTCTTCCCCTTTGCCGATGGCATCGAAGCCGCGGCCAAATTCGGGATCACGGCCGTCATCCAGCCCGGCGGCTCGGTGCGGGACGATGAGGTGATCGCCGCCGCCGACCGGCTGGGGCTGGCGATGGTGTTCACCGGCATGCGGCATTTCCGGCATTGACCGTAGGGGCGAGGAGACCTCGCCCCTACGATGGGGGAATGAACGAATCCGAGGCCGGGTAGGGGCGTGGTTTCCACGCCCGGTTTTCACGCCCGGTTTCCACGCCCGGTTTCCACAGGCGCATCCGCGACCGAGGGCGAGGAGAGGGCGAGGGGAGGGCGAGGAGACCTCGCCCCTACGATGGGGGGGGTGGACGAATCCGAGGCCGGGTAGGGGCGTGGTTTCCACGCCCGGTTTCCACAGGCGCATCCGCGACCGAGGGCGAGGAGAGGGCGAGGGGAGGGCGAGGAGACCTCGCCCCTACGATGGGGGGGGACGAATCCGAGGCCGGGTAGGGGCGTGGTTTCCACGCCCGTTTGCACGGCCGATTCCACGTCCGTTTGCACGGCCGATTCCACGCCCGATTGCACGGCCGATTCCACGCCCGTTTGCACGGCCGATTCCACGCCCGTTTCCGCAGGCGCATTCGCGACCGAGGGGACCTCGCCCCTACGATGGGGGGTGGACGAATCCGAGGCCGGGTAGGGGCGTGGTTTCCACGCCCGTTTCCACGCTCGATTGCACGCCCGATTGCACGGCCGATTCCACGCCCGTTTGCACGGCCGATTCCACGCCCGTTTCCGCAGGCGCATTCGCGACCGAGGGCGAGGGGAGGGCGAGGGGAGGGCGAGGAGACCTCGCCCCTACGATGGGGGGGGTGGACGAATCCGAGGCCGGGTAGGGGCGTGGTTTCCACGCCCGTTTGCACGGCCGATTCCACGCCCGATTGCACGGCCGATTCCACGCCCGATTGCACGGCCGATTCCACGTCCGTTTCCGCAGGCGCATCCGCGACCGAGGGCGAGGAGAGGGCGAGGAGAGGGCGAGGGGAGGGCGAGGAGAGGGCGAGGAGAGGGCGAGGAGACCTCGCCCCTACGATGGGGGGTGAACGAATCCGAGGCCGGGTAGGGGCGTGGTTTCCACGCCCGATTGCACGGCCGATTCCACGCCCGTTCGCACGGACGTTTCCACGCCAGATTCCACAGGCGCATCCGCAACCGAGGGCGAGGAGACCTCGCCCCTACGATGGGGGGTGGACGAATCCGAGGCCGGGTAGGGGCGTGGTTTCCACGCCCGTTTGCACGGACGTTTCCACGCCCGTTCGCACGGACGTTTCCACGCCCGATTGCACGCCCGGTTTCCACGCCCGGTTTCCACAGGCGCATCCGCGACCGAGGGCGAGGAGAGGGCGAGGGGAGGGCGAGGAGACCTCGCCCCTACGATGGGGGGGGTGGACGAATCCGAGGCCGGGTAGGGGCGAGGCCGGGTAGTAGCGTAGTAGGGGCGAGGTTACCTCGCCCCTACTACGCTACTACTACGCTATGGCCCCAAACTCACATCGTCGATCAGCAGGCTGCTGACCAGGCTGTTGTCGGCCGTCGTGCGGAGGGTGAGGGTGATGGTCTGGCCGGCGAAGGCGGCCAGGCTGAGTTCGTGCTGCCCCCAGGCGCCGGTTTCGTTGTCTGCGCAGAGATCGCTGCTCCAAAGAGGATCGCCGGCGCCTTCGATGCTGAGGGTGGCGAAGTCGTAGCCGCACTGATCGTCCGACATCAGGTAGGCCCAGAAGCGTAGGGAGAGTGGGGGCGAGGGGGGCAAGAGGACGGTCTGGGAGAGGGTGCTGGCTTCGTAATCGGCGCCGCCAAGCCAGGCCACCCAGGCGCCAGCATGGGGCGCGGCCGGCAGAGCGCCGCTGACGATGAGCGGGAAACCCTGCGAGGAGGTCTGAGTCCAGGCGGGGCCGGGGCCGGCCTCGAAATCGCCGTTGCGCAAGGCCGAAATCGGCAGGGGTGAACCGCGTTTGTGGGCTGCCAGCACCAGGGGCAGGGGCAGCCAGGTGGTCGGCGCTTCGAACGTCGGCGTGGCGGTGGCGGCATCCCCCGGCGTCATCGTTGGTCGCACCATGCGGGTAGGGGTGTCGGTGGGGGTGGGGGTGTCAGTGGGGGTGGGGGTGCCGGTGGACGTGACTGTTGGGGTGGGTGAGGGCGTGATCGGGTCGCTGTTGCGAATCGTGACCACAAAGCCGGTCTCGGTGGCGGCATCGACATGGATGCGGATGTTGCTGGCCGGATCGAAAAAGGTTTCGCCCGGCAGCCATTGGGCGCCGGCATCACCGGTGTAGGTGTTATCGGTGTCGCTGTCGACCACGTGGGCCGGGCTTTCGCTGCGATTGACATCCACCTGGTGGATGATGACGGCCGGGGCGGGGAGGATGGCATCGTAGCCCACCTGGCGCCGGACTTCGACCGTGTAGAAGCGCTCGTTGGAACCGGCGATGGACACGACCGCCAGCAACACGTTTCCGGTTTGGGGCAGGGCCAGCTGCTCGAGCGTCAGGGTGCGTTCCTCTCCCAGGGCCACCACAGCGCGGCGGGCGCCGATCCAGCCCAGCCGGTCCTTGTAATAGGCGATGGTGTGTTGGCCGAGGCAACCATAAACGGGGTGCGGGAAGGGCGGCTTCCACACGTGGCATTCGCTGTCGCTCATCACATCCCAAATGTTGTCATAGGTGCTCCCGTACATGCCCGACGAATGCGGCAGCCCGAAACCGTGGCCCATCTCATGGGCCAGCACATCCAGGTTGGTATAGCCCCAGACAGGCTCCCAGGTCATGTCCCAGTTGTCCCACCTGCCGTCGAGCTGCAGGGCAGGGCTTGAGCCGCCGTAGGCAAAGCCGTCAAGCTCGCCGTTGAACATCAGATGGATGCCGGTGAAGGGGGCAAAGTCGATCGACGGATCGGCCACGGCTGTGCAGTCGTAGGCTACGCGCCTGGAGTTGAGATCGACCTGGCCGTCGCCGTTCATATCGTAGACGTAGTAGGAGCGGGGCTGGGGGAGCGTGAACCACTGGCCGGCGGCGCTGCTGCCGGCCAGGTTGATCTGGTTGTACGACTGCTCGCGCCAGTAGTGGTCGAGGCGCGGGTAGTCGCTGCCGAAGATGTCCTGGAAGTAGCTGGGCGGCCTGGGTTCGTCGGCGATATCGGCAAATTTGCAGGGGATGCTCACCCAGGGCTGCGACCCCATGACTTTGGGGATGGCAGCCTGCG comes from Caldilineales bacterium and encodes:
- the purH gene encoding bifunctional phosphoribosylaminoimidazolecarboxamide formyltransferase/IMP cyclohydrolase; the encoded protein is MRALLSLSDKTGLIDFARGLHDLGVELVASGGTAKALAGAGLPAIAVSDLTGYPDLLDGRVKTLHPAIHGPILARPTAEHLAELARHGMTPIDLVVCNLYPFERTVASADVSEAEAVENIDIGGVTLLRAAAKNFERVTAVVDPADYGPVLAALAGDGIPLEQRRRLALKAFRHTAAYDAAISRYLTRQVEGDALPEVLTLTAERVQALRYGENPHQSAALYRWQGLQPAFEQLQGKELSYNNLGDLDGAWGAVNEFEAPAVAIIKHANPCGLAAADDLAVAYRRALACDPVSAFGSIIAVNRPVDVALVEAIGPLFVEVLAAPDFAPDALARLGKKQNLRVMKHTGASAFPLRLVTVEGGLLAQTPDDELLAEARAVTQRQPSAEEMADLLFAWRVAKWVKSNAIVFAKGRATVGVGAGQMSRVDAVHYAGMKAGERATGAVMSSDAFFPFADGIEAAAKFGITAVIQPGGSVRDDEVIAAADRLGLAMVFTGMRHFRH